In the Flavobacterium pallidum genome, one interval contains:
- a CDS encoding nuclear transport factor 2 family protein — METQIIELEKKYWQGMERHDYETVKNLTRFPCIVAGKNGVQSVDEASFKKMFDSGAGAKIKVMEISGAETQLIGDTAIIAYLITLTITGDDQKPPMKCACTSTWINENGNWICAMHTESDLAQQ, encoded by the coding sequence ATGGAAACGCAAATTATTGAGTTGGAAAAAAAATATTGGCAGGGTATGGAACGCCATGATTACGAAACGGTAAAGAACCTGACGCGGTTCCCCTGCATCGTGGCTGGAAAAAATGGGGTACAAAGTGTGGATGAAGCCTCCTTTAAGAAAATGTTCGACTCCGGTGCGGGTGCCAAAATAAAGGTCATGGAAATTTCCGGTGCCGAAACGCAGCTTATTGGCGACACAGCCATTATTGCTTACCTCATCACTCTAACCATAACAGGCGATGACCAAAAACCGCCTATGAAATGCGCCTGTACTTCTACATGGATAAATGAAAACGGTAACTGGATTTGTGCGATGCATACGGAATCAGACCTGGCACAGCAGTAA
- the trxB gene encoding thioredoxin-disulfide reductase: MSDTIERIKCLIIGSGPAGYTAAIYAARANMFPVLYQGMQPGGQLTTTNEVENFPGYPKGITGPEMMVELQEQAKRFGSDIRDGWVTKVDFSGPVHKVWVNDVIELHADTVIISTGASAKYLGLPSEQHYLNTGGGVSACAVCDGFFYRNQEVVIVGAGDSACEEAHYLSKLCKKVTMLVRSENFRASKIMAERVMKTENIEIMFNTETLEVCGDGQVVNQVKVIDKNAKEEKIIPATGFFVAIGHKPNTDIFKDYITLDETGYIINNPGTSKTNVEGVFVAGDAADHVYRQAITAAGTGCMAALDAERYLASKE; this comes from the coding sequence ATGTCTGATACTATCGAAAGAATAAAATGCCTGATTATTGGCTCCGGCCCTGCAGGTTATACCGCTGCGATTTATGCAGCAAGAGCGAATATGTTTCCTGTGTTATACCAGGGGATGCAGCCGGGCGGCCAGTTGACAACAACTAATGAAGTGGAGAATTTTCCGGGTTATCCGAAAGGTATCACCGGACCTGAAATGATGGTCGAGTTGCAGGAGCAGGCGAAACGTTTTGGATCCGATATCCGTGATGGCTGGGTAACTAAAGTGGATTTCTCAGGGCCTGTACACAAGGTTTGGGTCAATGATGTCATCGAACTTCACGCTGATACCGTCATCATTTCAACCGGCGCTTCCGCGAAATACCTCGGGTTACCGTCTGAGCAGCATTACCTCAATACAGGTGGTGGAGTTTCAGCCTGTGCCGTTTGCGACGGATTCTTCTACCGCAATCAGGAAGTGGTCATCGTTGGAGCAGGGGATTCTGCCTGTGAAGAAGCGCATTACCTTTCCAAACTATGTAAAAAAGTGACTATGCTCGTCAGAAGTGAAAATTTCCGTGCGTCAAAGATTATGGCAGAACGTGTCATGAAAACCGAAAATATCGAAATCATGTTCAACACCGAAACCCTGGAAGTTTGCGGCGACGGACAAGTGGTGAACCAGGTAAAAGTGATTGATAAAAATGCTAAAGAAGAAAAAATTATCCCTGCCACAGGGTTTTTTGTAGCCATTGGCCATAAACCGAACACCGACATTTTCAAAGACTACATTACACTCGACGAAACCGGTTACATCATCAACAATCCAGGAACTTCAAAAACAAATGTTGAAGGTGTATTCGTAGCGGGCGATGCGGCTGACCATGTTTATCGCCAGGCCATCACCGCTGCAGGAACGGGCTGTATGGCAGCTCTCGATGCTGAGCGTTACCTGGCATCTAAGGAGTAG
- a CDS encoding PspC domain-containing protein yields MNKTVNINLGGMFFYIDEDAYQKLSRYFDAIKRSLSNSNGQDEIIRDIEMRIAELISEKHTNPKQVISLKELDEVIQIMGQPEDYRLDNEDNDGTAKNSNTFDSNPNGPVKKKLYRDREHGMVGGVLAGLGHYFGVDKVWLRIALLLLVFFYGTGILAYIILWIVMPEAVTTSEKLEMHGEPITISNIEKKVREEFDNVAERIKNADYDKMGKQAKHTAGQFSTSIGDVIVNIFKVFAKVFGVILIICSIPVVISLLIGVFTLGSIHFMRYPWSDYIEAGNFSEYPIWVFGLLMFFSIGIPFFFLALLGFKLLITNMRSIGSAAKYTLLGLWLVSIGLLIAMGINEAVERSEEGRATQKQSFTLNPQDTLQISFKHNDFYARNVHDRDGIKITQDSTDAPVMYSNNVRLYIEKTSEASPYISIEKQARGNSVSNARKVAEKIRYSYKISGNKLILDNYWLTDTSNKFRDQDVEVHLYLPEGTKFKADESVRDYDNSYDEFFNLHFSSDEYIYKVEHEQVKCLNCPENENEFGDVAGAVQVSSNSDTITTATTTTTIRDENGKVIIETKTPAPPPAPAAPGTGGKGLTTDKNGTIIKK; encoded by the coding sequence ATGAACAAAACGGTAAATATAAATTTAGGAGGGATGTTCTTCTACATCGATGAAGATGCCTACCAAAAGCTGTCCCGCTATTTTGACGCCATAAAACGTTCCTTGTCGAACTCGAACGGACAGGACGAGATCATCCGCGATATTGAAATGCGTATTGCAGAGCTGATTTCCGAAAAGCATACGAACCCTAAACAGGTGATCAGTCTGAAGGAACTCGACGAAGTCATCCAGATCATGGGACAACCGGAAGATTACCGTCTCGATAATGAAGACAATGACGGAACTGCAAAAAACAGCAATACATTTGACAGCAACCCGAACGGACCGGTAAAAAAGAAACTCTACCGCGACCGTGAACACGGAATGGTTGGCGGTGTACTGGCAGGATTAGGCCATTATTTCGGGGTGGATAAAGTTTGGTTGCGTATTGCTTTATTGCTGCTCGTATTTTTCTATGGCACTGGCATCCTGGCCTACATCATCCTTTGGATCGTAATGCCGGAAGCGGTAACTACCTCTGAAAAACTCGAAATGCACGGAGAGCCGATCACGATATCGAATATAGAAAAGAAAGTGCGCGAAGAATTTGACAATGTAGCGGAACGCATCAAGAATGCCGATTATGACAAGATGGGCAAGCAGGCTAAACATACCGCAGGCCAGTTCAGTACGTCAATCGGTGATGTGATCGTAAACATCTTCAAGGTATTTGCAAAAGTATTCGGGGTGATTCTGATCATCTGCTCCATTCCTGTGGTGATATCACTGTTGATTGGTGTCTTTACACTCGGCTCGATACACTTTATGCGTTATCCGTGGTCGGATTATATTGAAGCGGGGAACTTTTCAGAATACCCGATCTGGGTCTTTGGATTGCTTATGTTCTTCTCGATCGGGATCCCGTTTTTCTTCCTGGCGCTGCTTGGATTTAAATTACTGATCACCAATATGAGATCTATCGGAAGTGCTGCCAAATATACGCTGCTGGGATTATGGCTGGTATCAATCGGATTGCTGATTGCCATGGGAATCAATGAAGCTGTCGAAAGATCTGAAGAAGGCAGGGCAACACAAAAGCAAAGTTTTACGCTGAACCCGCAGGACACTTTACAGATTTCCTTTAAACATAATGATTTCTATGCACGCAACGTACACGACCGTGACGGAATCAAAATCACGCAGGATTCTACCGATGCGCCAGTGATGTATTCCAATAATGTACGCTTGTATATTGAAAAAACGAGCGAAGCTTCCCCATACATCTCGATTGAAAAACAGGCACGCGGCAACTCGGTTTCCAATGCGAGAAAAGTAGCGGAAAAAATACGTTACAGTTACAAAATCAGCGGAAATAAATTAATTTTGGATAATTATTGGCTGACAGATACTTCCAATAAGTTCCGTGACCAGGATGTAGAAGTGCACCTTTACCTTCCGGAAGGGACAAAGTTCAAGGCTGATGAAAGCGTCAGGGACTATGACAATTCGTATGATGAATTTTTCAACCTGCATTTCAGCTCGGACGAATATATTTACAAAGTGGAGCACGAACAGGTGAAATGCCTGAACTGCCCGGAAAATGAAAATGAATTTGGCGACGTTGCAGGCGCAGTGCAGGTAAGCAGCAACAGCGATACGATCACAACTGCAACAACGACGACGACTATCCGTGATGAAAACGGTAAAGTGATTATAGAAACCAAGACCCCTGCCCCACCTCCGGCGCCAGCAGCACCGGGAACAGGCGGCAAAGGCCTGACCACCGATAAAAACGGAACCATCATTAAAAAATAA
- a CDS encoding PadR family transcriptional regulator — protein MNIENTKAQMRKGVLEFCILSVLREKDAYTSEILDTLKNAKLLVVEGTVYPLLTRLKNDGLLNYRWEESTSGPPRKYYGLTELGQTFLKELNGTWTELSDAVSIITNQNNK, from the coding sequence ATGAATATTGAAAACACGAAAGCCCAAATGCGTAAAGGTGTTCTTGAGTTCTGCATCCTATCGGTCCTGAGGGAAAAAGATGCCTATACTTCGGAAATCCTGGATACCTTGAAAAACGCAAAACTGCTGGTGGTTGAGGGCACGGTTTATCCGCTGCTGACCAGGCTTAAAAACGACGGACTGCTCAACTATCGTTGGGAAGAATCAACTTCGGGGCCGCCACGGAAATATTATGGCCTGACCGAATTAGGACAAACATTTTTGAAAGAACTTAACGGCACCTGGACCGAATTATCCGATGCGGTGTCTATAATCACTAACCAAAATAATAAATAG
- a CDS encoding SusC/RagA family TonB-linked outer membrane protein — protein MNNKHIKTRPSQVWANLVMVLMGLLFSASIYAQEKKLISGTVYDSNGISLPGASITENGSTNGTMTDADGKFSLQVTAGNTIKVSSVGFVTQTLTIDASTGSGLRFDLKEDQTTLETVEVVSVGYGTMRKSDLTGAITSLSAKDLVKGTIVSTEQILQGKVAGLVVMRGTGDPSSGSSLRLRGGTSLTASNNPLIVVDGIPGVDINSVQASDIKSVDVLKDASATAIYGSRGANGVIIITTKGGSKGLSVVYNGFTGVSHASNHIDMLSANQWRNYVRDNALTDAVDYGGNTDWQDELEQTAVTQSHTLNITSGKEESGLRASVSYLDSEGIVKTTNLNRLAVNASTYQYAWDKALKFDVGVYANIDKWHPLDYRIFERAFNLNPTIPVRTATGEFSSVGGTLYENPVEILTNRTSDSERHRVLGYFKTEAKIFNNFQAVANLSMEHNAMKGGIYKPTYAVLEGQTEDGYGQRIYGDYTNAQLETYLNYNKISGKHSINAMAGYSFLENIYEGFGAQRSGFTTDLFDYNNLGAGQDYRLGDVYSYKGKSRLVSFFGRANYSYDGKYMFTGTIRRDGSSRFGANNKWGVFPSVSAAWRIAGEDFMKPTENWLTNLKIRAGYGVTGNQDGIGEYKSLSILGVGQDSYYDPATGNWSLAYSPTQNPNPDLKWESTAQFNVGIDFSLFNRINGTFEWYSKTTKDLLYTYEVPQPPYLVGTMLANVGELSNKGIELTLNANVMKHNDFSWDANLTLAHNKQKIEKLSNDTYETDVIYSGSLHGLSGMSNQYSQIIAEGYPVGTFWGYQYQGLDENGEFILSTEKQAIGNVQPDLTMGIGMNFTYKDFDLGFTGYGSFGQKVLNATNMMLYDPNRMPAYNIPDDFIGSAITSAPTFSSYWIEDASFFRLQTLTLGYTVPLKGNLPKFRIYVLGENLFVLTKYKGTDPEVDLTGLSTPGIDRFNNYPRPTTISVGLNISLNH, from the coding sequence ATGAACAATAAACATATAAAAACACGCCCGTCTCAGGTATGGGCCAATCTTGTGATGGTGTTGATGGGGCTCCTCTTTTCAGCATCCATTTATGCACAGGAAAAGAAACTCATCTCCGGTACGGTTTATGACAGCAACGGAATCTCTTTACCAGGCGCGTCAATTACCGAAAATGGCTCTACAAATGGTACGATGACTGATGCCGATGGAAAATTTTCGCTACAGGTGACCGCAGGAAATACTATAAAAGTATCGTCTGTCGGATTTGTAACCCAAACACTGACAATCGATGCTTCAACCGGCAGCGGACTGCGTTTCGACCTTAAGGAAGACCAAACGACGCTGGAAACCGTGGAAGTGGTCTCAGTCGGGTATGGTACTATGCGGAAATCTGACCTGACAGGTGCTATCACCAGCCTTTCGGCAAAAGATCTTGTGAAAGGGACCATCGTCTCCACAGAACAGATCCTCCAGGGAAAAGTAGCCGGGTTGGTCGTCATGCGCGGCACCGGTGACCCAAGCAGCGGTTCTTCATTAAGACTTCGTGGCGGAACTTCACTGACTGCCAGCAATAATCCGCTGATTGTAGTAGATGGAATTCCGGGTGTCGATATCAATTCAGTACAGGCTTCGGATATTAAATCTGTTGATGTATTGAAAGATGCTTCGGCTACTGCAATTTACGGGTCAAGAGGTGCCAATGGCGTCATCATCATCACCACCAAAGGCGGCTCCAAAGGGCTTTCAGTAGTTTATAATGGTTTTACAGGTGTGAGCCACGCTTCAAACCATATCGACATGCTTTCTGCTAACCAATGGCGCAATTACGTACGCGACAATGCACTGACCGATGCCGTTGATTATGGCGGAAACACAGATTGGCAGGATGAACTCGAACAGACGGCCGTAACGCAATCACATACGTTAAACATCACTTCGGGAAAAGAAGAAAGCGGATTACGTGCTTCGGTTTCCTATCTTGACAGCGAAGGAATCGTAAAAACAACCAACCTGAACCGTCTTGCCGTTAATGCCAGTACTTATCAATATGCCTGGGATAAGGCTTTAAAATTTGACGTCGGTGTGTATGCTAACATTGACAAATGGCATCCGTTGGATTACCGCATCTTCGAGCGCGCCTTTAACCTGAATCCTACGATTCCGGTGCGAACCGCAACTGGGGAATTTTCATCTGTAGGCGGGACACTTTATGAAAATCCGGTGGAAATCCTGACCAACAGGACTTCTGACAGCGAACGCCACAGGGTTTTAGGTTATTTTAAAACGGAAGCGAAGATATTCAACAATTTTCAGGCTGTCGCCAATCTTTCGATGGAACACAACGCTATGAAAGGCGGCATTTACAAACCGACTTATGCCGTGCTTGAAGGCCAGACTGAAGACGGTTACGGACAACGTATCTACGGCGATTACACCAATGCACAACTCGAAACGTACCTGAATTACAATAAAATTTCAGGCAAACACAGCATTAATGCCATGGCAGGATATTCCTTCCTTGAAAACATTTATGAAGGATTTGGCGCGCAACGCAGCGGATTCACCACCGATTTATTTGATTACAATAATCTGGGTGCCGGACAGGATTACCGTTTGGGTGATGTGTATTCTTATAAAGGAAAATCAAGATTGGTTTCGTTTTTCGGGCGTGCGAATTATTCTTATGACGGAAAGTATATGTTTACGGGAACAATCCGTCGTGATGGCTCCAGCCGTTTCGGGGCGAATAATAAATGGGGCGTTTTCCCATCGGTTTCGGCGGCATGGCGTATTGCCGGTGAAGATTTCATGAAACCGACTGAAAACTGGCTGACAAACCTGAAAATCCGTGCAGGTTATGGTGTTACCGGAAACCAGGATGGCATCGGTGAATACAAATCGCTTTCTATTTTAGGCGTAGGCCAGGACAGCTATTATGATCCGGCAACAGGAAACTGGAGTCTGGCTTATTCACCGACACAGAATCCGAATCCGGATTTGAAATGGGAATCGACTGCACAATTCAACGTTGGGATTGATTTCAGCCTTTTCAACCGCATCAACGGAACGTTTGAATGGTATTCCAAAACAACCAAGGATTTATTATATACCTATGAAGTGCCGCAGCCGCCGTACTTAGTCGGGACGATGCTGGCCAACGTTGGCGAATTGTCAAACAAGGGAATCGAACTCACGCTGAACGCAAACGTGATGAAACACAACGATTTCAGCTGGGATGCAAACCTGACTTTAGCGCACAATAAGCAAAAAATCGAAAAGCTTTCAAACGATACTTATGAGACCGATGTGATTTACAGCGGCTCACTACACGGGCTTTCAGGCATGTCAAACCAATATTCACAGATTATCGCGGAGGGCTATCCGGTCGGGACTTTCTGGGGATATCAATACCAGGGACTGGATGAAAATGGGGAGTTTATCTTAAGCACAGAAAAACAGGCTATCGGCAATGTACAACCTGATCTTACCATGGGAATCGGGATGAATTTCACTTACAAGGATTTCGATTTAGGATTTACAGGCTACGGTAGTTTCGGCCAAAAGGTATTGAACGCCACCAATATGATGCTTTACGATCCAAACAGGATGCCAGCCTACAATATCCCTGATGATTTCATAGGCAGTGCAATCACTTCTGCGCCAACGTTTTCAAGCTATTGGATAGAAGATGCATCGTTCTTCAGGTTACAGACACTGACCTTAGGCTACACCGTCCCACTGAAAGGAAACCTGCCGAAATTCAGGATTTATGTACTTGGCGAGAACCTTTTTGTCCTGACAAAATACAAAGGCACCGACCCTGAGGTGGACCTTACAGGCCTTTCCACTCCCGGAATCGATCGTTTCAACAACTACCCAAGGCCGACAACCATTTCCGTCGGACTCAATATTTCGCTTAATCATTAA
- a CDS encoding DUF5004 domain-containing protein encodes MRMKSIYGLLAIFLLCIGCTQDDDGSHVDPITLYEKVSGDWGLMSLKMVDEFAKANAIEPNEQNISTLFNYENFQLHLNVDDKMRPTTYEVAGDVPALFALSGYWNLSTDFQPTNSGSIMIYLYSDAAKTQLTDELKLTSVPGSNDEMEIQLIRKSGGTPFISYQFKLNAL; translated from the coding sequence ATGAGGATGAAAAGTATCTATGGATTGCTCGCTATTTTTCTGCTGTGCATTGGCTGTACACAGGATGATGACGGCAGCCACGTTGACCCCATTACGCTATATGAGAAAGTAAGTGGTGACTGGGGGCTCATGAGCCTTAAAATGGTCGATGAATTTGCAAAGGCAAATGCCATTGAGCCTAATGAACAGAATATCAGCACGCTGTTCAATTATGAAAATTTTCAGTTGCACCTGAATGTTGACGACAAAATGAGACCCACTACTTATGAAGTAGCCGGCGATGTTCCCGCATTGTTTGCACTTTCGGGATATTGGAACCTGAGTACCGACTTCCAGCCTACGAATTCCGGCAGTATTATGATCTATCTCTACAGTGACGCGGCAAAAACGCAGCTTACCGATGAATTGAAGCTGACATCAGTACCGGGAAGCAATGACGAAATGGAAATACAGCTTATCCGCAAATCAGGCGGAACGCCCTTCATTTCCTATCAGTTTAAACTAAATGCGCTTTGA
- a CDS encoding head GIN domain-containing protein, translating into MTKAIILLTKIILIAALSLLFVSCRYNINLNDGVEGSGNVIIQTRNVTENFSGIRTGGGLEVVVEQGNAVQVKVEADDNIMPLVKTEVRDGVLVIETEGSFSSQNGPVITVTMPNIKELSVDGGGNLHSNGTLISDRLVLTSEGGASMDVNAEADKLVMDASGGGNIHARGKALDVEANASGGSPIDAEQLQANNVKADASGGGSISVYPILSLTADASGGGGISYHKIPKQLNKSESGGGWVSEQ; encoded by the coding sequence ATGACCAAAGCAATCATCCTTTTGACTAAAATCATCCTGATAGCCGCCTTAAGCCTGCTGTTTGTTTCCTGCAGGTACAACATTAACTTAAATGACGGCGTGGAAGGCAGCGGAAACGTAATTATCCAAACCCGCAACGTTACCGAAAACTTTTCGGGGATCCGTACTGGTGGCGGACTTGAAGTGGTTGTCGAACAGGGCAACGCAGTGCAGGTGAAAGTAGAAGCCGATGACAACATCATGCCACTGGTCAAAACTGAAGTCCGCGACGGCGTGCTGGTTATCGAAACAGAGGGCAGTTTTTCCTCCCAAAACGGCCCGGTTATAACGGTAACCATGCCCAACATCAAGGAACTCAGCGTTGACGGTGGCGGAAACTTGCACAGCAACGGCACACTTATCAGTGACAGGCTGGTCCTGACTTCAGAAGGTGGTGCGAGTATGGACGTTAACGCAGAAGCCGATAAGCTTGTCATGGATGCCAGTGGCGGAGGCAACATCCATGCGCGTGGCAAGGCATTGGACGTCGAGGCGAATGCTTCCGGAGGCAGTCCGATAGATGCAGAGCAGCTGCAGGCGAATAATGTAAAGGCCGATGCAAGTGGCGGGGGCAGCATCTCCGTGTATCCGATATTGAGCCTTACTGCAGATGCAAGTGGCGGAGGCGGGATCAGTTACCACAAAATCCCAAAGCAGCTGAACAAGTCGGAGTCCGGCGGAGGCTGGGTTTCTGAACAATAA
- a CDS encoding GIN domain-containing protein — translation MKKITFALVLLLVSGMALAQGKEKVKGSKIVVIEQKQVDTFDGLEVRDNLEVSLIKGDKAGVELEADDNLQSALGISMNGSMIILSMAKDITGEKKFSVRVTYTDSFKTIITRNDAKANALEEVKLDDIAFQCFDNSKLYLNLGCKSFSITADDKSKVELNAKAESGNLVLSKNAEIKALISATALKCDLYQKASAKIEGDVIDMILRMDNNAAYTGKSMTVKNMSLTTEGYVNCSVNAETSLILEASGSSEVTIYGEPKIDLKKFADNAKLMKKALK, via the coding sequence ATGAAAAAAATTACATTTGCCCTGGTGCTGCTTTTGGTCAGCGGAATGGCTTTGGCACAAGGAAAAGAAAAGGTCAAAGGTTCGAAAATCGTTGTTATTGAACAAAAGCAGGTGGACACTTTTGACGGACTTGAAGTGCGTGACAACCTCGAAGTGTCGCTCATTAAAGGAGATAAAGCCGGCGTAGAACTCGAGGCCGACGACAACCTGCAATCGGCTTTGGGCATCAGCATGAACGGAAGCATGATCATACTGTCGATGGCGAAAGACATTACGGGCGAAAAGAAATTCAGCGTCCGGGTAACTTACACCGACAGCTTTAAAACCATCATTACCCGAAATGACGCTAAAGCCAATGCGCTGGAGGAAGTGAAACTTGATGACATAGCGTTCCAGTGTTTTGACAATTCCAAACTGTACCTGAATTTAGGTTGCAAATCCTTTTCGATTACGGCAGATGACAAATCGAAAGTGGAGTTGAATGCCAAAGCGGAAAGCGGGAATCTCGTGTTAAGTAAAAATGCCGAAATAAAAGCGTTGATTTCTGCTACTGCACTAAAATGTGATTTGTACCAAAAAGCATCGGCCAAAATCGAAGGCGATGTGATCGACATGATATTACGGATGGACAACAATGCTGCGTATACCGGCAAAAGCATGACTGTAAAGAATATGTCCCTAACAACTGAAGGTTATGTGAACTGCAGCGTGAATGCTGAAACGAGCTTAATCCTTGAAGCATCCGGCAGCTCAGAAGTCACGATTTACGGAGAACCGAAAATTGATTTGAAGAAATTTGCAGACAACGCGAAATTGATGAAGAAGGCTTTGAAATAG
- a CDS encoding DUF6377 domain-containing protein: MPVFFLFFTISVSASGIDSIMQQLDKTLLKKEYYMKKKYSKIRELKRNVGKYTLSQDNTSLYHCYMALLEEYKSFKYDSAYYYLEQAKSRAFILKNPDFIARTRIKEGFVLLSSGLFKEAIDTLNSVDVNRLKQDGKFDLYSIKARAYYDLADYNKDQRYNIHYVQLGNQNLQEALALVKPNTNKYWATESLKRMKQQDWKGAEFAFSYWINNFDLPAGYYGIATSSLGYIYSERGFTEKAIEYLALAAIADIKNATKETVALRNVANELFKLGYLEKANRYINLAMDDATFYDARHRKIEISTILPIIEKAQLNKVKDQNDRLEKIVILLTLLAIIIIVFLVIIFKQLKEKNAARKAMAASYTQLQDMNKNLGEANIIKQEYIAYFIKATSDFINKIDHIQKSTIHNIIAKKTTEVIAALKRYNVKEERENLFRQFDEVFLKLFPTYVNDFNELFPPESRTQIKKGELLNTEMRIFALFRLGIQDGNQIADFMELSVSTIYTYKTRIKSKSSFRDSFEQKIMDIKTI; encoded by the coding sequence TTGCCTGTATTTTTCCTGTTTTTTACAATTTCGGTTTCGGCATCCGGAATAGATTCGATTATGCAGCAACTCGATAAAACCCTTTTGAAAAAAGAATACTACATGAAGAAGAAGTATTCAAAAATAAGGGAGCTGAAAAGAAATGTGGGCAAGTACACCTTAAGCCAGGACAATACAAGCCTTTATCATTGTTACATGGCTTTACTGGAAGAATACAAATCCTTCAAATACGATTCTGCCTATTACTATCTGGAACAGGCAAAGTCGCGTGCATTTATCCTGAAAAACCCTGATTTTATTGCAAGAACCAGAATTAAGGAAGGTTTTGTGCTTTTATCTTCCGGGCTATTTAAAGAAGCTATCGATACTTTAAACAGTGTTGATGTGAATCGCCTGAAACAGGATGGAAAATTTGACCTTTATTCTATCAAAGCCCGTGCTTATTACGATTTGGCAGATTATAACAAAGACCAGCGTTACAACATCCATTACGTGCAGTTAGGCAACCAGAACCTTCAGGAAGCATTGGCTTTGGTTAAGCCGAATACCAATAAATACTGGGCAACTGAAAGCTTAAAACGCATGAAGCAGCAGGATTGGAAGGGCGCCGAGTTTGCTTTTAGCTACTGGATCAATAATTTCGATTTGCCTGCCGGGTATTATGGTATTGCAACTTCCAGCCTCGGCTATATTTATTCTGAACGGGGATTTACCGAAAAAGCCATTGAATACCTCGCCCTTGCAGCCATTGCCGATATCAAAAATGCCACTAAGGAAACCGTTGCGCTGCGCAATGTGGCCAATGAATTATTCAAACTGGGCTATCTCGAAAAAGCCAACCGATACATCAACCTTGCTATGGACGATGCTACGTTTTATGATGCGCGCCACCGCAAAATTGAAATTTCGACCATCCTTCCGATTATTGAAAAAGCACAGCTTAACAAAGTAAAGGATCAGAATGACCGCCTTGAGAAAATCGTAATACTGCTCACGCTTCTCGCAATCATCATCATCGTATTCCTTGTAATCATATTCAAGCAGCTTAAGGAAAAAAATGCGGCCCGGAAAGCTATGGCAGCTTCTTACACACAATTGCAGGATATGAACAAAAATCTTGGTGAAGCCAATATCATCAAGCAGGAATATATTGCCTATTTTATTAAGGCGACTTCCGATTTCATTAATAAGATTGACCATATCCAGAAAAGTACCATCCACAATATCATTGCCAAGAAAACCACCGAAGTCATCGCGGCCCTCAAACGCTATAATGTAAAAGAAGAACGCGAAAACCTGTTCCGGCAGTTCGATGAGGTCTTTCTGAAGCTGTTTCCGACCTACGTAAACGATTTCAACGAATTATTCCCACCCGAAAGCCGGACCCAGATCAAAAAAGGGGAATTACTCAATACCGAAATGAGGATATTTGCACTCTTCCGGCTCGGAATCCAGGATGGCAACCAGATTGCCGATTTCATGGAACTCTCCGTATCGACCATTTATACATACAAGACGCGCATCAAAAGCAAATCCAGCTTCAGGGACAGTTTTGAGCAAAAGATTATGGACATTAAAACGATATGA